The DNA window AAGTCCTCACAGAACGGCCGCAAGAGGGGCTCCTCGCCCCTCGGGCTCGTGAAGGGGCTCGACCTCCTGAGGACCAAGGGGCGCTAGGGCCGGCTCGCGGGGCTCAAGGGTTCCCGGACCCCGCGCGCAGGGCTTGCTCCAAGTCGGCGATCAGGTCGTCGGCGTCCTCGACCCCGACGCTCAGTCGCACCATGCCATCCTCGACCCCGATGCGACTTCGGACCTCGGGAGGCATGGAGGCGTGCGTCATGGTTGCCGGGTGGTTGATCAGCGACTCGACGCCGCCCAGGCTCTCCGCGCATGCGAATAGCCTCGTGGAGGTGAGCAGAGAGATCGCTGCGGGCGCTCCGCCCGCGAGGGACAGCGTTACCATTCCACCAAAGCCGCTCATCTGCCTTCGCGCGACTTCGTGCCCAGGATGATCGGGAAGCCCCGGATAGAGCACGCTCGAGAACTCCGGCCGTCTCCTGCTCCACTCCGCGATCCGCAGCGCATTGGCGCAGTGCCGCTCCATTCGCAGGTGCAGTGTCTTCAACCCCCGCTGGAGCAGGAAGCAATCGAAGGGCCCCGGCACCGCTCCTGCGGCGTTCTGGTGGAAGCGGATCGGCTGGAGGGTCTCCTCTCGCGCAGAGACGACCGCTCCGGCGACCAGATCCGAGTGCCCCCCCAGGTACTTGGTGGCGCTATGGATCACCAGGTCGGCTCCCAGCTCGATGGGTCGTTGCAGCATGGGGCTGGCGAAGGTGTTGTCGACGGCCAGCAGGAGCCCTGAGGGATCGTCCGCCTCCGCCGGGCGTCTCGAGCGCAGGGCCCCGGAGATCGCCTCTATGTCGAGGATGCGGAGCAGGGGGTTGGTCGGCGTCTCGATCCAGAGGAGGCGCGTGGACTGATCGACCAGAGAGAGTAGGGCGTCGGGACGCGTGTCATCCGCATAGCGTATGTCGAGGCCCCATGGGCGATAGACCCGTTCGAGCAACCGGTAGGTTCCGCCGTACAG is part of the Candidatus Eisenbacteria bacterium genome and encodes:
- a CDS encoding PLP-dependent transferase: GPGRHKGFEYSRTNNPTRRGLERCLAALEGGADACAFSSGLAATDASLASLMRPGQSIVAFSDLYGGTYRLLERVYRPWGLDIRYADDTRPDALLSLVDQSTRLLWIETPTNPLLRILDIEAISGALRSRRPAEADDPSGLLLAVDNTFASPMLQRPIELGADLVIHSATKYLGGHSDLVAGAVVSAREETLQPIRFHQNAAGAVPGPFDCFLLQRGLKTLHLRMERHCANALRIAEWSRRRPEFSSVLYPGLPDHPGHEVARRQMSGFGGMVTLSLAGGAPAAISLLTSTRLFACAESLGGVESLINHPATMTHASMPPEVRSRIGVEDGMVRLSVGVEDADDLIADLEQALRAGSGNP